From a single Lolium rigidum isolate FL_2022 chromosome 7, APGP_CSIRO_Lrig_0.1, whole genome shotgun sequence genomic region:
- the LOC124669945 gene encoding defensin Ec-AMP-D1-like, with product MESSHKFLPSVVILLLLVVATEVAPTKAERECEVQSGEFKGLCLIHDNCAAVCVTEGFTSGRCSGWNRKCMCTKSC from the exons ATGGAGTCATCACACAAGTTTTTACCATCCGTTGTCATCCTCTTACTGCTCGTTGTTGCTACCG AGGTGGCGCCAACGAAAGCGGAGAGAGAGTGTGAGGTTCAAAGTGGAGAGTTCAAAGGGTTATGCTTGATCCATGACAATTGCGCCGCTGTGTGCGTTACTGAGGGATTCACAAGCGGCAGGTGCTCCGGCTGGAACAGAAAGTGCATGTGCACTAAATCATGCTAG